In Granulicella mallensis MP5ACTX8, the sequence GAACGCTTTCCAGAAGGCTACGACACCATCGTCGGGGAGCGTGGAGTGAAGCTCTCCGGCGGACAGCGGCAGCGCATCTCGATTGCACGAGCGATCCTGGCGGACCCACGCATCCTCATCCTCGACGAGGCCACGAGCTCGCTCGATTCGGAGTCCGAGGCGCTGATTCAGCATGGTCTGAGCTACCTGATGCAGGGACGGACGACCTTCGTGATCGCGCACAGACTTTCAACGATTCGCCGGGCCGACCAGATTTTGGTGATCGAGCAGGGAAGAATTCTGGAGCGTGGCACCCACGACGAGTTGTACAAGCTGGGAGGCCGCTACTACGACCTCTACACGCAGCAGCATGGGCTGGAGACGAATCTGTTCCTGGCGCCGGGTGAGGGTGACAAGGTGGAGTTGACCGCCAAGGCTTAGTAGCCATGTACACTATGTACATGGCGTTGCATATTACCAATCCGGCGGTGGAGCAGAAGGTACGAAGCTTGGCCTCTGTTACCGGAGAATCCATTACAGAGGCCATTGGTGCGGCCGCGGAAGAGCGCCTGATTCGTTTTAACGCCGCAGGGAAAAACCTATCCTCTCCTTCCGTTGAAGAGGTTCTGGCGATGATACGGAGCTTCAATCTGAAACCTATCAACGAAGACCTGACGGACGATGAGATTCTGGGGTACGGCCCAGAAGGTTTTTGCGAGTAATGGTTATTGATTCATCAGCATTGGTGGCAATCCTCCTCGCAGAACCTGATGCCTCAATTTATATTTCCGCAATATTGAACGATGTGACGAGACTCATCTCTGCTGCGACACTTGTAGAAACCTCTATCGTCATGATCAGAAGAAGAGAGCCTGACGCTATTGCCGCGCTCGATGCTGTTGTAGCCCGACTGCAATTGACTGTCATTCCTGTAGATCGTGAACAGGCTCTACTTGCCCGACAAGGGTTCCGACGGTTCGGCAAAGGACTGGATCGCGCAGGACTTAATTTCGGTGACTGCTTCTCCTATGCGTTGGCTATGCACCTTAACGAGCCCCTGTTGTTCAAGGGAAACGATTTTACGTTCACGGATGTTCTCCGTGCTTAGCCCTTCTCCTCCACCAAGCCAAGCTCCTTCAGCAAAAACGCGAAGTCGAACGCAATCTCCTTCAGATAGTCGTAGCGTCCCGAAGCTCCGCCGTGTCCCGCATCCATATTGATGTGCAACAGCAGAGGCGTGTCGTTGGTCTTGAGCGTGCGCAGCTTGGCAACGTACTTCGCCGGCTCCCAATACATCACCTGAGAGTCGTTCAGGCTGGTCTTCACCAGCATCGCGGGGTACGCTCCTGCCGCGAGGTTGTCGTACGGCGAATAAGACCGCATGTAGGCAAAGGCCTCGGGCTCGTTCGGATTGCCCCACTCTTCATATTCGGCGACCGTGAGCGGCAGGCTGGCGTCGAGCATGGTGTTCATCACATCGACGAAGGGAACATGCGAGAGCACCGCGTGGAAGAGGTCTGGACGCATGTTGGTGACGGCGCCCATCAGCAGGCCGCCGGCGCTGCCGCCTTCGATTGCGACGCGCTTGCGGTCGCCATAGCCTTCGGCGAGCAGGAACTCCGTCGCGTCGATGAAATCAGTGAAAGTGTTGCGCTTGGACATCATCTTGCCCGCATCGTGCCAGGGATCGCCGAGTTCGCCACCGCCGCGGATGTGGGCATAGGCGATAACAACGCCGCGGTCCAGCAGGGCCAGTCGCGAGGCGCTGAAGCCCAGCGGCAGCGCGTAGCCATACGATCCATAGCCGTAGACATAGAGCGGCGACGAGCCGTCCTTGTGAAACTTGTCGCTACGATAGACGAGCGAGATCGGAACCTGCACGCCATCGGTCGCGCTGAACCAGAGACGCTCGGAGGCATATTGCGAGGCGTCGAATCCTCCCGGCACCTCCTGCTGCTTCAGCAAGGTCGACTGCTGCGTTGCCACATCGTACGTAAATACCGACGCAGGCCTGACCAGCGACTGGTAGGCGTAGCGGAACGTTGTCGTTGCAAAGTCGCGATTGATCTCGCCAAAGGCCGTGTAGGCGGGATCGGGGAAGCGGATGTCGTTTGAAGTGGTGAGCAGACCTGAGGCGTCGAGGGCGAAGACGCGCAACACCGGGAGGCCGCGCTCGCGGTAGCTGGCGACGAGGAAGCTCTGGAAGAGATCGAAGTCTTCGAGCGGAGCGTCTGCGTGCTCGGGCAAGATCTCCTGCCAATGCTCACGGCCTGGGGTGTCCACAGGTGTGCGCACCAGCTTGAACTGCTCCGCCTCGTGATTGGTGCGGAGGTAGAAGAAGCCCTCGCGATGCTCGACGGAGTACTCCTCGTCATCAACGCGTGGAGCGATCAGGGTGAAGCTTCCTTCAGGTTTTGTGGCATCGAGAAACCAGCTCTCGCTGGTGGTGTGGCTGCCGCATTCGAGCATCAGGTAGCGGCGGTCGAGCGTACGGCCCACTCCGATGTTGAAGCGTTCGTCCTTCTCTTCGAAGACGAGTGTGTCTTCGGTCGAACCGAGGCTGTGCCTCCAGAGCCGGTCCTGGCGCTTAGTCTGTTCGTCCTCGGTGGTGTAGAAGAGCGTCGCTGAGTCCGCTGCCCAGGAGATCGAGCCCACGCGTTCGGCGGTGTCGGTCAGGGTTTCGTTCGTCTCGAGGTTCTTGATCGCGAGCCGGTACTGCCGAAATCCGGTGTTGTCCGTTGTATAGGCCAGCAGCTTTCCGTCCGGACTGACGCCGAGGGTCCCAACGCTCATAAACGGCTGGCCCTCGGCGAGCGCGTTGACGTCGAGAATCGTCTGCTCTTCGCCTGGGCCCTCTGCGGCGCGGCGGCAGAAGCGGGGATATTGCAGGCCTTTTTCCGTGCGGGTCAGATACTCCCAGGCGCCGTCGCGATAGGGGACTGAGACATCGTCCTCCTTGATGTGCGACAGAATCTCGTCATAAAGCGCACCCTGCAGTGCCTCGGTGCCCTTCATCGCGGCACTGGTATAGGCATTCTCGGCTTCGAGGTACTCTGTTACGCGGGGCGAACCCTTGTCGCGCAGCCAAGCGTAATCGTCGTGTAGCTGCGTGCCGTGGATGTCCAGAGTCTTTGGTTCAGGGGTGGCGAGGGGTAGCTGCGATATCGAAGGCATGAGTTCTCCATCTCCAGAATAAAGCCGCCGGGACCAGGATGGGGACAACGCGGGAGGGGCGCAGGGACTCCTACAGCCGTAAGCTATTTTTCCGCGGCTCTGCCGCAACGAGGAGACACCCCATGAAGACGACGAAGAAGATGCTTTGTATGACCGTAATAGGCTGCGCTGCCATGTTTGCGTCCTCCCAGGCAAAGGCTGCTGTCACCGATGCTGACAAGACGTTTCTCGCGGCAGCGGCACAGGGCGATATGAACGAGATCAAGTTGAGCGAACTGGCCGAGACCAAGGCTTCCAACCCGGAGGTGAAGGCCTTTGCGCACAAGATGGTGGCCGATCACAAGATGCTCGAAGCGAAGATGAAGCCCTTTGCCACGGCATGGGGCCTTACGGGACCCAGCGGTCCCGATGCGGCCCACCAGGCTGAGTGGGACAAGCTGAACGGGCTGTCCGGCGCGGACTTCGATACGGAATACATCAACGTGATGGACCAGGACCATCACCAGGCTCTGGATGCCTTCACGACTGAGGCTCAGACCACCACGGACGCGAAGTTCAAGGCGGCCGTGATGCAGGGCAAGAGCGTTGTCGCCGCCCACACGAACATGGCTGATGATCTAAAAGGCAAGATGAAGATGTAGTTGCGGTTCTAGTACGTGCGTTTCTCGACCGGACTGCAATAGATATTGGCCCGCAGGGATGGCTTATACAACCCTGCGGGTAAAGTCTTGGGCCAGTGCGTACGCCTGTGGTATTGCAACGGCACTTTCCTTAGAGAACACGGGTATGTCTGGTGATGGTTCTATGTGGAAGGGAACTTCGCAACCTATCCGGGCGTATCCTAAATCCGTGACCGTGACGCGTAAATTTCTAGGAGTTCTGGTGTTCTTGTTGGCCGCTGCGTGCCTGGTGCGAGCGGAATCGGTCGACAAACTGCCCAAGCCGACAAGCTATGTCAGCGACTTTGCCGGCGTTATCGACGAGGGGTCCAAGCAGAGCCTCGAAGATCTGTGCAAGCAGGTCTATGAGAAGGCGCACGCGACGATTGAAGTGGTGACGGTCAACTCTCTCGATGGCCTGACGATCGAGGACTTCACGACACAGCTTGAGGACAAGTGGAAGGTCGGCCCGAAAGGCTCGGATAAAGGCGTTGTGATGGTCTTTGCGATTCAGGACCACAAACGCCGCATTGAGGTCGGGTACGGTCTCGAGGGCATCCTGAACGACGCCAAGGTGGGCGACATCGGCCGCAGCATGGTTCCGCAGCTCCAGCAGGGGGAGTATGGCCCTGCGATTCAGACCGGCGCGCAGCAGATTGCTCAGGTGATCGCCACGGATGCGGGCGTTACGCTGGATGTGGCTCCGGTTCACACCTACCATCGTGAGCAGGTTGAGCAACACGGCGGCAGCAATTGGTTCGGCATCATTATTTTCATCGTCATTCTGTTGGTCATCTTTGGCGGCAGAGGCGGTGGCGGTGGGCGCGGTGGCTGGCTCTGGTTCCTGCTCGGAAGCATGATGGGCGGAGGACGTGGCGGCTTCGGTGGAGGTGGCGGCTTCGGAGGCGGTGGAGGCAGGGGCGGTAGCAGTGGCGGCGGCGGAGATTTTGGTGGCGGATTTGGCGGCGGTTCTGGTGGCGGCGGCGCCAGCGGAGACTGGTAGTGCAGTAAGCTAGGAACGCAAGTCAAGACGCCGGAATGAAGACGATAGAAGGAAATGGGAGATCGACGATGAAGGGTATTTGGGTTGCACTGGGTGTTGTAGGTCTATTAGTGGTCGTGCTTCTGCTGGGAGCAGGAAGCTATATCTCCGCAAAGAACCAGATGGTTCAGTTGAACGAGGACGTCAATCAGTCCTATTCGCAGCTCAACGTCGTGCAGCAACGGCGGCTTGACCTGATTCCGAACCTCGTTGCCACGGTAAAGGGCTACGTGAAGGAAGAAGAGACGGTACTGACCAACATCGCTAACGCGCGCGCGGCTGTGATTGCCGCGTCGTCGGACCATGCGAGCAGCATCCAGGCGAACCAGAAGCTCGATCTCGCGATCAGCCCCCTGTTGCGCCTGCAGGAGCAGTATCCCAACCTGAAGGCCAATGAGCAGTTCATCCGGCTCTCCGATGAGCTGGCTGGAACCGAGAACCGCATTGCGGTCGAGCGCCAGCGCTACAACAAGACGCTCGAGCTGTACAACGTGGATGTCCGTCAGTTTCCTAACAGCTTTTGGGCGAATATCGCTGGCTTCCACTACCGCGACGAGTACTTCAAGGGCAATCCGGCGAATGGCACTGCTCCAACCGTCGACTTCGGCAAGTAAACTTTTCGTTCCAATCGAGAGCCAACGCTCAGGCGTTGGCTCTTCGCTTTTCGCTGTAGTTTGCTGTGCGTGTTCGTGGCGTGTCATCCGCAAACCGCGAACCTCTCAGATGGGGTAGGTTAAGGGAGAGATGAGCGACTTGATTCCAGTGCCGACCAGCGCCTCCACCCTTCTGGGGATGCGCGTCGTCGACTCCGCTGGACATCCCTGCGGACGCGTGACGGAGTTCGCGGTCGATCTCTCGCGAGACGCTACGCATATTGCCGGTTTTGTTCTCGGCCTGCGATCGAAGGGCAAGATGCGTTCGACGTTCCTTCCCGTGGATCAGGTCCTGGTCCCCCGGCGGGCGGATAAGGTTTTGCGCACCGGCTCGAAGCCCACACCCTATACAGAAACCGACGATCTTCTGCTGTTGGACCGCGACTTGCTGGACCAGCAGATCATCGACGTGGATGGCCGCAAGGTCGTTCGTGTGAACGATGTCAACCTCACGTGGGAGCGCGCGGACCAATCGGACGAGGCCAAGGGCCTTCGTATCGACGAGGTCGAGGTGGGGCTTCGCGGCGCTTCACGACGGCTTTTGAAGGGAGTCTCGGCACAGGCGGTCGAGGCAGTCTCGAGCAAGTTCCCGTCTCGTGCGATTCCCTGGGACTTTGTCGATCTGATCGACCGGGACCCAGCTCGGCGCGTGCGGTTGCGGATCGAGCAGGACAAGCTTTCGCGGATGCACCCCTCGGACATCGCGGCCATCCTCGAAGAGCTGGCTCCGGCCGAGCGCGAGGCTATCTTTACCAGCCTGCCGGAAGAGACAGCGGCGGAGACGCTGGAAGAGGTCGAGCCGAAGATGCAGAAGGCGCTGCTGCAGGGCCTCGACTCCGAACGCGCAGCCGACATCATCGAGGAGATGGA encodes:
- a CDS encoding type II toxin-antitoxin system VapB family antitoxin; translated protein: MYMALHITNPAVEQKVRSLASVTGESITEAIGAAAEERLIRFNAAGKNLSSPSVEEVLAMIRSFNLKPINEDLTDDEILGYGPEGFCE
- a CDS encoding type II toxin-antitoxin system VapC family toxin; the encoded protein is MVIDSSALVAILLAEPDASIYISAILNDVTRLISAATLVETSIVMIRRREPDAIAALDAVVARLQLTVIPVDREQALLARQGFRRFGKGLDRAGLNFGDCFSYALAMHLNEPLLFKGNDFTFTDVLRA
- a CDS encoding S9 family peptidase: MPSISQLPLATPEPKTLDIHGTQLHDDYAWLRDKGSPRVTEYLEAENAYTSAAMKGTEALQGALYDEILSHIKEDDVSVPYRDGAWEYLTRTEKGLQYPRFCRRAAEGPGEEQTILDVNALAEGQPFMSVGTLGVSPDGKLLAYTTDNTGFRQYRLAIKNLETNETLTDTAERVGSISWAADSATLFYTTEDEQTKRQDRLWRHSLGSTEDTLVFEEKDERFNIGVGRTLDRRYLMLECGSHTTSESWFLDATKPEGSFTLIAPRVDDEEYSVEHREGFFYLRTNHEAEQFKLVRTPVDTPGREHWQEILPEHADAPLEDFDLFQSFLVASYRERGLPVLRVFALDASGLLTTSNDIRFPDPAYTAFGEINRDFATTTFRYAYQSLVRPASVFTYDVATQQSTLLKQQEVPGGFDASQYASERLWFSATDGVQVPISLVYRSDKFHKDGSSPLYVYGYGSYGYALPLGFSASRLALLDRGVVIAYAHIRGGGELGDPWHDAGKMMSKRNTFTDFIDATEFLLAEGYGDRKRVAIEGGSAGGLLMGAVTNMRPDLFHAVLSHVPFVDVMNTMLDASLPLTVAEYEEWGNPNEPEAFAYMRSYSPYDNLAAGAYPAMLVKTSLNDSQVMYWEPAKYVAKLRTLKTNDTPLLLHINMDAGHGGASGRYDYLKEIAFDFAFLLKELGLVEEKG
- a CDS encoding DUF4142 domain-containing protein, with amino-acid sequence MKTTKKMLCMTVIGCAAMFASSQAKAAVTDADKTFLAAAAQGDMNEIKLSELAETKASNPEVKAFAHKMVADHKMLEAKMKPFATAWGLTGPSGPDAAHQAEWDKLNGLSGADFDTEYINVMDQDHHQALDAFTTEAQTTTDAKFKAAVMQGKSVVAAHTNMADDLKGKMKM
- a CDS encoding TPM domain-containing protein is translated as MWKGTSQPIRAYPKSVTVTRKFLGVLVFLLAAACLVRAESVDKLPKPTSYVSDFAGVIDEGSKQSLEDLCKQVYEKAHATIEVVTVNSLDGLTIEDFTTQLEDKWKVGPKGSDKGVVMVFAIQDHKRRIEVGYGLEGILNDAKVGDIGRSMVPQLQQGEYGPAIQTGAQQIAQVIATDAGVTLDVAPVHTYHREQVEQHGGSNWFGIIIFIVILLVIFGGRGGGGGRGGWLWFLLGSMMGGGRGGFGGGGGFGGGGGRGGSSGGGGDFGGGFGGGSGGGGASGDW
- a CDS encoding LemA family protein, giving the protein MKGIWVALGVVGLLVVVLLLGAGSYISAKNQMVQLNEDVNQSYSQLNVVQQRRLDLIPNLVATVKGYVKEEETVLTNIANARAAVIAASSDHASSIQANQKLDLAISPLLRLQEQYPNLKANEQFIRLSDELAGTENRIAVERQRYNKTLELYNVDVRQFPNSFWANIAGFHYRDEYFKGNPANGTAPTVDFGK
- a CDS encoding magnesium transporter MgtE N-terminal domain-containing protein; this translates as MSDLIPVPTSASTLLGMRVVDSAGHPCGRVTEFAVDLSRDATHIAGFVLGLRSKGKMRSTFLPVDQVLVPRRADKVLRTGSKPTPYTETDDLLLLDRDLLDQQIIDVDGRKVVRVNDVNLTWERADQSDEAKGLRIDEVEVGLRGASRRLLKGVSAQAVEAVSSKFPSRAIPWDFVDLIDRDPARRVRLRIEQDKLSRMHPSDIAAILEELAPAEREAIFTSLPEETAAETLEEVEPKMQKALLQGLDSERAADIIEEMDPGAAADLLSELSDEESEAILEEMEPEERQDVEDLLEFSANSAAGRMTTDFVGVALGATVADAIEVLRAFDGDADTITEIYLTGEEEHLKGVVALPRLLLAAPDKSLAELSEWRIVSCTLKASDNEVAELFDKYNLRSLPVVDHHGHIAGVIHAEQVIAQLREG